The segment ACGGTGACCAAGGAGGAGACCACCATCATCGGCGGCGCAGGCGATCCCAAGGCCATCGAGGGGCGCGTCAAGCAGATCCGCGCCCAGGTCGAGGAATCCACCTCGGATTATGACAAGGAGAAGCTCCAGGAGCGCGTCGCGAAGCTCGCCGGCGGAGTGGCCGTCGTCAAGGTCGGCGCCGCGACCGAGACCGAGATGAAGGAGAAAAAGGCTAGAGTCGAGGATGCCTTGCACGCGACCCGCGCGGCCGTCGAGGAGGGGGTGGTGGCGGGCGGCGGCGTGGCCTTGATCCGGGCACTGGCGAGCCTCGACAAGCTCAAGGGCGACAACCACGACCAAGACATGGGCATCCAGATCGCCAAGCGCGCCATGGAAGAGCCGTTGCGCCAGATCGTCGCCAATGCCGGGGCCGAGCCCTCGGTGGTCGTCAACAAGGTCCGGGAAGGTGCGGGCAACTTCGGCTACAACGCCGCCAGCGGCGAATTCGGCGATCTGGTCCAGATGGGCATCCTGGACCCGACCAAGGTGACCCGCACGGCGCTCCAGAACGCCGCGTCGATCGCCGGGCTCATGATCACGACCGAAGCGATGGTGGCCGAGCTCCCTAAGGAAGAGGACAAGATGATGCCGGGCCGCCACGGCCACGGCGGCGGCATGGGCGACATGGATATGATGTAAGGGATAGAGGACTGACGCGCCGAGTTTCTATTTAATTAACATGGGCGCCGCCCGATCGAGAACCCCGCCACAGTGCGGGGTTCTTTTTCTTAAGAATGAGTCATTCAGGTTCGCGCCAGGGCCATGATGGGCGCGCGGCCCCCTTTACTAAGAATAGGCCCACTCAGAATAGGCCCAGCTTCTTTTCGAGATAATGGATGTCCATACCGCCGGCCCGAAAGCCCGCGTCGTGCATCATGTCGCGGTGCAAAGGGAGGTTGGTCCTGATCCCGTCGATCACGACCTCGGTCAGGGCGTTGAGCATGCGCATGAGTGCCGCGTGGCGGTCCTCCCCATGGGCGATGAGCTTACCGATCAGGGAGTCGTAGTAGGGGGGGACCTTGTAACCCTGGTAGATGTGGGTGTCGAGCCGGATCCCGGGCCCGCCCGGGGGGTGGAACAGGCTGATGGTGCCGGGCGAGGGGGCGAAGGTCGCCGGGTCCTCGGCGTTGATCCGGCATTCGACGGCATGGCCGCGCAACACGATGTCCTCCTGGCGGTAGGAGAGGGGTTCGCCGCTCGCGACCCGGATCTGCTCCTTGATGATGTCCACGCCGGTAACCATCTCCGTCACCGGGTGCTCGACCTGCACACGGGTATTCATCTCGATGAAGTAGAACTGCCCGTCCTCATAAAGGAACTCGAAGGTCCCGGCCCCGCGGTAGTCGATCCCCAGACAGGCCTCTACGCAACGGGCACCCACGGCGGCACGCTCTGCCGACGACACGCCGGGCGCCGGGGCCTCCTCGATGATCTTCTGGTGACGACGCTGAATGGAACAGTCGCGATCGCCCAGGTGGATGGCGTTGCCGCAGATATCGGCGAGTACCTGGATCTCAATGTGCCGCGGCGCTTCCAGGAATCTCTCCAGATACACAGCGCCCGTGCCGAAGGCCGCCTGGGCCTCGCCCTGGGTCAGCCCGATGGCGTTCAGGAGCGCGGCCTCGGAGTGCACCACGCGCATGCCGCGCCCCCCACCCCCGCCCGTGGCCTTGATCATGATCGGATAACCGATGTCGCGAGCGATGCGCAGGTTCTCGTCGGGGTCGTCCCCCAGCGTGCCCTCCGATCCGGGCACGCACGGTACACCGGCCCGTTTCATGGCACGGATCGCCGAGACCTTGTCGCCCATGAGCCGGATGGTGTCCGGCCTGGGCCCGATGAAGACGAAGCCGCTTTCCTCCACACGCTCGGCGAAGTCGGCGTTCTCGGCCAGGAAGCCATAGCCCGGGTGGATGGCGACGGCATCGGTGACCTCGGCGGCGCTGATCACCGCGGCACCGTTCAGGTAACTCTCCGAGGCCGGCGCCGGCCCGATGCACACCGATTCATCGGCGAGCCGCACCGGCTTGAGATCGCGGTCGGCGGTCGAGTGCACGGCGACGGTCTTGATCCCCATCTCCCGGCACGCCCTGAGGATGCGGAGGGCGATCTCCCCGCGGTTGGCGATCACGATCTTTTCGAGCATGGGAGGATCGAGTATTCAGTGCGCTGTCGCCACGGGGCGTGCACAGACCGGCACGGTCCCCAAAAAATATATGTAACTACCCGCGCTTGACAACGAACAGCGGCTGGTCGTACTCCACGGGCTGGCCGTTCTCGACCAGGACGGCGGCGATGGCACCATCGGTATCGGCCTCGATTTGGTTCATGACTTTCATGGCCTCGATGATACACAGGACATCCCCGCGCTTGACTCTTTGCCCGACCTCGACGAACGGGGGGCTGGTAGGGGAAGGCCCGAGGTAGAAGGTCCCGACCATGGGCGCGGTGATGGAATGGCCTTCGAAGTCCGACTTCGCCTTGACCTCCGGTTGCGCCGTCAGGCTCGCCCGCGCCACCATGTCGGACGCCGCGGACTCGGGGACGCGAAAAACCGTATGGGCCGGGGCCGGCGGCCCATGGCGGCTGATGCGGACCCACTCCTCGCGCTCATGGATCTCGATCTCGGCGATCCCGGATCCCGTCACGAGATCGATCAGTTTTTTTATTTTTCGTATGTCCATCCGGTTTCCGTGGAAAATCAGGGCGCGGCCACGCGCGCCAGCGCCGCCTGCAGTGCCAGCTCGTAACCGTGGGGACCGAGCCCCGTGATCACCCCGAGCGCGATCCCGGAGAGATAGGAATGGTGCCGAAACGCCTCCCGCGCGTAGACGTTCGATAGATGCACCTCGATGAACGGGATCTGGACCGCCAGGAAGGCGTCACGCAGGGCGATGCTGGTGTGGGCGTAGGCCCCGGGGTTGATGAGGATGAAGGCGACGCCCTGGGGTTTAGCGACATGGATGCGGTCGATGAGCTCGTGCTCGGCGTTGCTCTGGAAGGCCGCCAGGCTGTGCCCGGAGGCCGCCGCCATGTCCCGAAGCCGTTGCTCGATCTCCCCGAGCGTGGTGGTACCGTAACGCTCCGGCTCGCGCGTTCCGAGCAGGTTGAGATTCGGGCCGTTGAGGAGCAGGAGGGCGGCCATGGGCTCTCATTCCGATCATTGTGGATCTTGGTGGCACACTAGCATGAAATCACAGCGGATACGAGCACGATCGACCCTCGAACCCGAGCCGCATCGAAATGGGACGGGCTGCCTGCCGGTTCGATCGATCTAATGTCGCGAGACCGTCCAGGTGCCGGTCTCTGCGGTCGCCGAGGGGACGGCGGAGGCGAAGCCCGCACGACCTCGAGGCGGGTTTCCTGGCTAGCCCGGATTTTCACCATAGCCCTGGGCCAGGAGCTGCGACGGATCGGGGGGCCGCATCCGCGGCTTCGGGCCGCCAAAAAAATGCCCCGGCCGGGGCCGGGGCATCACGGATCCAACGACCCTCGCGCCGTGCGGCGTCTAGAGGCTCGCGCCTTAGGCGTGCGCGGCGAAGGGATGCGCGGTCTTCTTCTTGGCGACCACGTCCATCGGCTTCGGCTCGCGCTTGATCGCGCGTTTGATGGACTCCTTGACGGCCTGGTAGTTGAAGTCCTGGATCTTGTTGTCGTCCTCGGCATCCCAGTGGATGAAGACGCCGACGCAGATGAAGATGTCGTCGGCCTCGCTCGCCGGGATGGTGCCATCCTCGACGCAGTCGGTCACGGCCACCGCGACCGCGCGCTGCGCCGGCCCGAACATCTGAACGGCCTGCTTGGCGCCCTTGATGGTCACCTTGTTGAACAGGATCGTGTTCGGCTTGCACGCCAGGTTCGGCGACACCAACGCGAGCAGGATGCTGCACCCGTCCTTTTGGTTGGTGAGCGCGTTGCAGAATGCGGCCTCTGCGGCGCTGCCCCGCGGGCCCATGATGAGGTCGATGTGGGCGATCTCATTGCCATCACCGACCAACGACTCCCCTACCAATACTCGATCAACGACTGCCATGGTTTTAACTCCTGTGGTTGCTGCGGATGGTTGTTGTTCGACAAGTGTTCTGAAGATAGACATCGCTTGCCACCTTAGTAATCGTACGGGACGCGCCCTGTTGCAGGTCTCACGAGCCACGACCGCGCCTTCCGGCGTATCACGGTGATCCCCCAGGCGATCCCCGGGGCTGATCCCCAAAAGGTGATCCAGGTGGAACGCCAAGAGGCTGGCCACCGTGAGGTCGGCACTCGTACCGGGATTGAGCCCCCCCCGCTTGAGCTTGTTATCGAAATCCTGCAATAAAGCTATTGCATTAGCGGGATTCTCGCACGCCTTGAAGCCGGTTTCCACCCTCTCGGCCTCGCGGCGCACCGCCAGGGCCGCATCCGGCCCGTGCTTGCGCAAGAGGTGGGTGTCCGGGATGCGCGCCAGGAAGGCCAGGTAGCAGGCCACCGTGGCCCATTCGAGCCGGTCTTCGCGTGCCGCCCAGCGGCTCGCACAGGCGTGGAGGCAGGGCAGGCCCAGGGACCGGACATCCGCATAGTCGTGGGCGTACTGGTAGGCGATCCGATCTCGGGACGCGGCCTCGGCCATGGCATCGAGGAGCCGGACCTCGGGAGCCTCATGCACGTCATGGCGCCCGCTCTGGCCGAGACCGGCCGGCGCGGCGAGCACGATGGCTCGGAACACATCGCGGGTATCCTGCACGTCGAGCGTGTGCAGCACGGCCCGAAGGTGTGGACGCCAGTCGCGGGACACACCGGCCTCGAGCGCGGCCTGCGCCAGGGGTGCGCATAGGAGCACGATCCCGAGGTTGGTGTTGCAACCCACGGCTCTGCGGGTCGCCTCGACGCTCATCAACACCCGCCGGCCTAGCGAGAGACCGGGCGCCGACAGGATGGGCGCGACGGCCTCGGCGCTCGTGAGGAAATCCGAGGCCGTCATGCCGCGGCCCGGCGAGCGCAGGCTCACGTTGCCGGGCTTGAATGCCGAAACGTCCAGCCGGCAACTCGCGAGCACCGCCTCGCGGACCAGCGTTGTGACCGGGGCGCCTCCCGTCAGGGGACGGCCTCGAGAGGGGTGGCACCGGCGATGCGCGAGAGCAGGTGATCGACGAGGCGCTCGGTGATACTCAAGCTAGAGACCCCTTGAAGCCCATACCAGGCCGGTACGCTGTTGACTTCGGTCACCAGCAACCGCCCTTCGCCGTCCTGCAAGAGATCCACGCCGGCGTAGTCGATGTCCACGGCGCGCGCCGCGTGCTCCGCGAGCTCGCACAACGGCCGTTCGAGGTCCACCGCATGACAACGCCCACCGCGTGCCCGGTTCGTGATCCAGTGCGGGCTGCGGCGCTGCATCACGGCGATCGCCTGGTTGGCGACTACCAGGACCCGAAAGTCGCGCCACGCGTCATCATGGCGGCTCTCGACGTAGCGCTGGAGATAATAGACGCCCCCGGATTCCGCGACGTCGGGGACGGACGCGGGCGAATCGATGAGCGTGACGCCGATCCCCTGGGAACCGAACAGCGGCTTCACGACGAGCCGCCGGCCCAGGGACAGCTCGCGAGCGACCAAGGACTCGGCCTCGGTACGCGACTCACACACCCACGTCTCGGGCGTCGGGATGCCCGACCGCTTCAGGAGCACGCTGGTCATGGCCTTGTCGACCGTGCGCTCGATGGCGCGTGCGTCGTTGTAGACCACGACCCCGAGTATCTTGAGGATGTGCAGCACATCGAGCCTCAGGGTCACCTGCTCGAGGCTCCCGCCCGGCACCCCGCGCACGAATACCCCGGCCGGCAGCGCCGCCTCGAAACCCGGGATCACGACCGAGTGCGGGGCGCCGAGGTCGATCTGACATTCTATTAGCGAGACGTAGCGGCCCGCGTAGCCGCGCGCCGCGAGCGCCCGCTTGAGCTCAGCCCCGTGCCAGCCCGGCTCGTCGGTGACGATGGCAATGCAGGGCGCGAGGTGAGAGGGATCCGGTACGACGGCTCTGTTCACTTGGTTCTGGTTTTGGAATTTATGCTGGCCACGGCCATGAATCGCCGCGTTTTGATCCCCTCTCCCTCCGGGAGAGGGCTAGGGTGAGGGGGTGTTTCGTGATTGTGCGCGGTATATCCGCTTTTTTGGGGTCGAGGAGGTGTTCCCTTGCGGCAGGCAATGTTCCACGCGCGATGGCATCGCAGCATAGCAGGACAACGGTAGGGTGCAAATCCATTGCCGCTCACGGGCTTCGAGCGGGACGACATAGTAGGCTACCGGGGTACGTACCCGGGGTACGTCTCCTCCTACTACGCGTCTCTTGAACGCAGCGCCCAGCGGCGCATCAGCTCGACGCTGTAGCGATAATGGCCGTTGTTCGTCGTGAGCACATCGTGGCGCTGGAGCGCATCCAGCGCCGCGTCGAACGCGACTGGGTCGAGGCCGCAGAACTCCCTTAAATCCAGTGCGTTACGCACCTCCGGTCGTGACAGCTCCCCAGGGGGGCGCTCGGGTGACCGCCAGTAGGCGATCTGCTCCAGCGACCCGCAATCGAGCGCCATCGCAAAGGCCTTGGCGTACAACTCCTCGCCGTGGGGAAGGTCGCGGATGCGCTACGAAGGCGGCGGCCGCTTCTTGTGCGGCGCCCTCGTGCAGATGCCAGAACGCGGCGCAGGCGGCACGCGCTGGCGTGTCGTGGCGCGGCTCGAACACGATTCGTGGGCGCCAGCGGCGCGCGAATAAGAAGTCCTCCCAAAACGTATGGAGCAGGCCGGCATGCAGGCTGGCGGACTGGTAATAGATGGCCCTCCAGTCGAATGGGTCCATACTGCACCAGAAGGCGACGCGTCCGCATCCTGCGGACTATTCGACCTCGATGCGATAACTCACCATCATAGCTCAAGCTGTTCAAGACGAGCTCTCCACCGGTTCTTGAACTCTTTCATCCACTCTCGATTCTTAGCCGACTCGGGCACATCAACGACGACCCGCACCATATCGTCTCTATAAAGAACGCCGCCGTACCGCCAGTGACCCTCGACTTTCTGGGTCTCGTAACTGGCCGCACCAAAACGGTCTACGATCTCCAACACCGCCTCAGCGAGCCATTCCGGCGGCACGTCCCGGCCGTCATTGAACCGGACGGGAAGCAGCAGCTCGAATCGCCGCCATCTGCTGCTCATAGGTAGCCTTTCCCTTGACGACAAACGGAATGTTCTGGTCGGCGAGCGCTTCCAGGGCTGCTTCGGGGACCAGATGTTCTCCTGAGCCGAGCACCCGCCCCGAGAAGCGCCCGAGCAGAAACGCAAGTGCACGCTTCTCGGCCTCGCGGTCGGGGAACGTGATAGTCACCATATACCGCCTCTATCGACAAGGGAATTGTATGAGTGATTTCCTACCATCTCCGCAGTAGCCGATAAAAGGTGCCCGTCTCGCCAACGATGCGGGTCCGTTCGATCACCGAATGCTACCGGGGTTGTCATCGTGCACCAGCACGGTAGGCTGAGTCAATCTACGAACTCCGCCACATGCGCGGAGCAGGGCCGGATAGTACCTCCGCTCATGGGTAAGGCCTCCAACGACCGTTCCTTTCGAAACTGGCTTACTCCAAGAATGCTGAAACCCAGAACCCTTCCCTGCTCGTCCACGCGTTCCATGACGGCATCGTTCGCGGTCTCACGCATGTAGCCCGGGGCATCGCCGAACTGCACTTCCAAGAAGTCGCCTTCCGGATCGAACCACACTTTCACTCTGTCGGCCATGAGATTCTCCTACATTCGACTTGTCCGTCGGACCCCACCCCGACCCTTGCCGCCGTATCGCCGCGGCTCGGCTATGCGTCTGCCCGACCGACCGTGATGCTAAAACACCCCG is part of the Pseudomonadota bacterium genome and harbors:
- a CDS encoding RimK family alpha-L-glutamate ligase, with the translated sequence MNRAVVPDPSHLAPCIAIVTDEPGWHGAELKRALAARGYAGRYVSLIECQIDLGAPHSVVIPGFEAALPAGVFVRGVPGGSLEQVTLRLDVLHILKILGVVVYNDARAIERTVDKAMTSVLLKRSGIPTPETWVCESRTEAESLVARELSLGRRLVVKPLFGSQGIGVTLIDSPASVPDVAESGGVYYLQRYVESRHDDAWRDFRVLVVANQAIAVMQRRSPHWITNRARGGRCHAVDLERPLCELAEHAARAVDIDYAGVDLLQDGEGRLLVTEVNSVPAWYGLQGVSSLSITERLVDHLLSRIAGATPLEAVP
- the aroQ gene encoding type II 3-dehydroquinate dehydratase; protein product: MAALLLLNGPNLNLLGTREPERYGTTTLGEIEQRLRDMAAASGHSLAAFQSNAEHELIDRIHVAKPQGVAFILINPGAYAHTSIALRDAFLAVQIPFIEVHLSNVYAREAFRHHSYLSGIALGVITGLGPHGYELALQAALARVAAP
- the fae gene encoding formaldehyde-activating enzyme; this translates as MAVVDRVLVGESLVGDGNEIAHIDLIMGPRGSAAEAAFCNALTNQKDGCSILLALVSPNLACKPNTILFNKVTIKGAKQAVQMFGPAQRAVAVAVTDCVEDGTIPASEADDIFICVGVFIHWDAEDDNKIQDFNYQAVKESIKRAIKREPKPMDVVAKKKTAHPFAAHA
- the accC gene encoding acetyl-CoA carboxylase biotin carboxylase subunit yields the protein MLEKIVIANRGEIALRILRACREMGIKTVAVHSTADRDLKPVRLADESVCIGPAPASESYLNGAAVISAAEVTDAVAIHPGYGFLAENADFAERVEESGFVFIGPRPDTIRLMGDKVSAIRAMKRAGVPCVPGSEGTLGDDPDENLRIARDIGYPIMIKATGGGGGRGMRVVHSEAALLNAIGLTQGEAQAAFGTGAVYLERFLEAPRHIEIQVLADICGNAIHLGDRDCSIQRRHQKIIEEAPAPGVSSAERAAVGARCVEACLGIDYRGAGTFEFLYEDGQFYFIEMNTRVQVEHPVTEMVTGVDIIKEQIRVASGEPLSYRQEDIVLRGHAVECRINAEDPATFAPSPGTISLFHPPGGPGIRLDTHIYQGYKVPPYYDSLIGKLIAHGEDRHAALMRMLNALTEVVIDGIRTNLPLHRDMMHDAGFRAGGMDIHYLEKKLGLF
- a CDS encoding DUF2283 domain-containing protein, producing the protein MADRVKVWFDPEGDFLEVQFGDAPGYMRETANDAVMERVDEQGRVLGFSILGVSQFRKERSLEALPMSGGTIRPCSAHVAEFVD
- the accB gene encoding acetyl-CoA carboxylase biotin carboxyl carrier protein, yielding MDIRKIKKLIDLVTGSGIAEIEIHEREEWVRISRHGPPAPAHTVFRVPESAASDMVARASLTAQPEVKAKSDFEGHSITAPMVGTFYLGPSPTSPPFVEVGQRVKRGDVLCIIEAMKVMNQIEADTDGAIAAVLVENGQPVEYDQPLFVVKRG